In Cytobacillus sp. IB215665, one genomic interval encodes:
- a CDS encoding DUF4097 family beta strand repeat-containing protein, with protein sequence MKKLLLGLLVVFLIGIVGTVVSVNTTGGLSFNTVTLHDKKVVQNEEIEKIEIDFTSTDIEVLPSDDDRFTIEVNGKVSEKLKDKFQLEVEEKDDLLKVKFKNPDTYFHIGISIVDTTVSVFLPTKLYESVTVHTASGDIEAEQIKASQFNVSAASGDIEIGGIEADRIFVTTASGDITVDDQQAVHSSFKASSGDMILTNVIGDVKAHNASGDISIFNDQSSGNITADASSGDVDIKFVKSPSSLYINFRSSSGDGIVELDGVSYDEKSDDRIIGTIGSGDHELIVDISSGDFTLR encoded by the coding sequence ATGAAAAAACTGTTACTTGGGTTACTAGTAGTATTTCTTATAGGAATTGTTGGAACAGTTGTTTCAGTTAATACAACAGGAGGCCTATCATTTAATACGGTAACATTACATGATAAAAAAGTAGTTCAGAATGAAGAGATAGAAAAAATTGAAATAGATTTTACATCAACTGATATAGAAGTTTTACCTTCTGACGATGATCGCTTTACTATTGAGGTGAATGGTAAAGTAAGTGAAAAGCTGAAAGATAAATTTCAATTAGAAGTAGAAGAAAAAGATGATTTGCTGAAGGTAAAGTTTAAAAATCCAGATACTTATTTTCATATTGGTATATCTATAGTGGATACTACTGTATCAGTATTTTTGCCTACAAAGTTATATGAATCAGTTACAGTACACACAGCGTCAGGTGATATTGAAGCTGAACAAATAAAGGCTTCTCAATTTAATGTATCAGCAGCATCGGGAGATATTGAAATAGGTGGCATAGAAGCTGATCGAATCTTTGTAACAACTGCATCTGGAGATATTACAGTAGATGATCAGCAAGCTGTTCATTCATCATTTAAGGCATCATCTGGTGATATGATTTTAACTAATGTGATAGGTGATGTTAAAGCACATAATGCATCTGGAGATATTTCTATATTTAATGATCAATCTTCTGGTAACATTACCGCAGATGCTTCAAGTGGTGATGTAGATATTAAATTTGTAAAGTCCCCGTCATCTCTATACATTAATTTTAGAAGTAGTTCAGGTGATGGAATAGTTGAGCTAGATGGTGTGAGCTATGACGAAAAATCTGATGATCGGATAATTGGCACGATTGGATCTGGGGATCATGAATTAATTGTTGATATTTCTTCTGGTGATTTCACACTCCGGTAG
- a CDS encoding GerAB/ArcD/ProY family transporter translates to MQEKLFPYQVAILIYMTQISVGIFSLPRVTAEAFGTNGWIGISIVSMIFIVNILLIGLVFHYSKGKSIFQIFNSHLPNFLVKPFYIIIALIYSSLSILIAKNFQLIIGMQYYPTMPASLFVIMVLFITYWLVRSGIYHIAKATVVFFITILIVFVLGYNLGEFRLTRLTPFLFEGEKELLKKGNQVALHFLGIEMSLFLIPYFAKIKGAFKPVLFSQLLLTFIYSITCLISFGFFSYGQLSNETYPLLTMFEYIEFPFIARVEGIVIHLFLFEVLITIIVFFWGADQLLQHAIPKISPRVSIICLLLVSFLCTIVVDTQVELEKWIYFLRSAEFIIAFLLPILLLLLISISALRKKLKK, encoded by the coding sequence ATGCAAGAAAAACTTTTTCCTTATCAAGTTGCAATCCTTATCTACATGACCCAAATTAGTGTAGGTATTTTTAGTTTACCTCGTGTTACAGCAGAAGCTTTTGGAACGAATGGCTGGATCGGAATAAGTATAGTATCAATGATTTTCATTGTGAATATTTTATTAATAGGGCTTGTATTTCATTATAGTAAAGGTAAATCGATCTTCCAGATTTTTAATAGTCATTTACCAAATTTCTTAGTAAAGCCATTTTATATTATTATTGCATTAATTTATAGTTCACTTAGCATTTTAATAGCTAAAAACTTTCAATTAATAATAGGTATGCAATATTATCCGACAATGCCAGCATCATTATTTGTAATTATGGTTTTATTTATCACCTACTGGCTCGTTAGGAGTGGTATATACCATATTGCAAAAGCTACGGTTGTTTTTTTTATAACAATTTTAATTGTTTTCGTATTGGGATACAATCTAGGAGAATTTAGACTAACAAGATTGACACCCTTTCTTTTTGAAGGAGAGAAAGAATTATTAAAAAAAGGTAATCAAGTTGCATTGCATTTCTTGGGTATTGAAATGTCATTATTTTTAATACCCTATTTCGCAAAAATAAAAGGAGCTTTTAAGCCAGTTTTATTTTCCCAATTATTACTTACTTTCATCTATTCTATAACGTGTCTGATTTCATTTGGTTTCTTTAGCTATGGACAATTATCAAATGAAACGTATCCGTTATTAACGATGTTTGAGTATATTGAGTTTCCTTTTATAGCGCGAGTTGAAGGGATTGTTATCCATTTATTTTTATTTGAAGTACTCATTACGATTATTGTATTTTTTTGGGGAGCCGACCAATTACTCCAACATGCAATACCTAAAATTTCTCCAAGGGTTTCGATCATATGCTTATTGCTCGTTTCTTTTTTATGCACAATTGTAGTAGATACACAAGTTGAATTAGAAAAGTGGATTTATTTTCTTCGTTCGGCTGAATTCATTATCGCATTCTTACTCCCAATTTTGCTTCTATTATTAATTAGCATTTCAGCATTACGAAAAAAACTTAAAAAATAG
- a CDS encoding dihydroorotate dehydrogenase — translation MPDWSYHQIFKPVIKHLSSTTSREFIHKSMNMVASLPGGHHIINFLGREESSPLLTTEVSNIHFNHTVGLSGKIDPMLSGTKAFSNLGFSFLEIGPITIASKKGTPPVVNFQEEDITFSNDFESIGLEATKRKLHKLKPQQKLLMRLVGNEQELNTLMSELDELADVFIIQADMAINENIFSTTKPIYVATPIQSLNDHTLDFFETFDGIVLDEDWLTTNITDDLIKKIGYLKTSEFTKPIITVGGVKEPNDALLLLEAGADLIMLSNGYVFAGPGLTKRINEAVLTTRQEKITPELGWKYYWLFGLFIFIGGIIALIISLTSVLLPYDEQFLRMNKESIWIFNERILLFMSHDRMTLAGTMISGGIVYMNLASYGVKKGLLWAKQAIDLAAITGFLGIFLFIGYGYFDWLHLLFWLLLLPFYVLGFLKTKGLTNTPTSTNTKNHKIWKQSLFGQLAFVMLGFSFVLGGVIISYIGVTSVFVATDLLYICMPPEVIQMFNERLTPVIAHDRAGFGSALFSVGLLVLTVSLWGFQQGNKWVWWTLFIGGIPAFITGISIHIAIGYTTFIHLLPAYIVLILFFIGLIWSYRFFQKRTD, via the coding sequence ATGCCAGATTGGTCTTATCATCAAATATTTAAACCTGTAATAAAACACCTGTCGTCCACCACCTCTCGTGAGTTTATTCATAAAAGTATGAACATGGTTGCTTCACTCCCAGGTGGACACCATATTATAAACTTTTTGGGAAGAGAAGAATCCTCACCCCTACTTACGACAGAAGTTAGCAATATTCACTTCAATCACACTGTTGGCTTATCTGGAAAAATAGACCCTATGCTTTCTGGGACAAAAGCCTTTTCCAACTTGGGGTTTAGCTTTCTTGAGATTGGGCCTATCACGATAGCCTCAAAGAAAGGAACTCCCCCAGTAGTAAACTTTCAGGAAGAGGATATTACATTTTCTAATGACTTCGAATCCATTGGACTTGAGGCAACAAAACGAAAATTACATAAACTAAAGCCACAACAGAAACTATTAATGCGTTTAGTTGGAAATGAACAAGAACTTAACACGTTGATGTCAGAATTAGATGAGCTAGCTGATGTTTTTATCATTCAAGCAGACATGGCGATCAATGAGAACATTTTCTCTACGACTAAACCCATTTACGTCGCAACACCAATTCAATCTCTCAATGATCACACGCTCGACTTCTTTGAGACTTTCGATGGTATTGTATTAGATGAGGATTGGTTAACTACAAATATTACAGACGATCTGATAAAAAAAATAGGATACTTGAAAACAAGTGAGTTCACAAAACCTATTATTACGGTTGGAGGGGTTAAAGAGCCTAATGACGCCTTATTGCTTTTAGAAGCTGGTGCAGATTTAATCATGCTATCTAATGGTTATGTTTTCGCAGGTCCAGGCTTAACGAAGCGGATAAATGAAGCTGTATTAACAACTAGACAAGAAAAAATAACACCCGAATTAGGTTGGAAATATTATTGGTTGTTCGGTTTATTTATTTTCATAGGTGGTATAATCGCTCTTATTATTAGCTTGACGTCTGTTCTGTTGCCATATGATGAACAGTTCTTACGAATGAACAAGGAATCAATTTGGATTTTTAATGAACGAATTCTGTTATTTATGTCTCACGACCGAATGACGCTTGCTGGAACAATGATTTCAGGTGGCATTGTTTATATGAATTTAGCTTCATACGGTGTTAAAAAGGGGTTGCTATGGGCAAAACAAGCGATTGATCTAGCAGCTATAACAGGATTTCTCGGCATCTTTTTATTTATAGGGTATGGTTATTTTGATTGGCTTCATCTGCTGTTTTGGCTACTACTTTTACCCTTTTACGTGTTAGGATTTTTAAAAACGAAAGGACTTACTAATACCCCTACTTCTACGAATACAAAAAACCATAAAATATGGAAGCAAAGTTTATTTGGCCAACTTGCTTTTGTAATGTTAGGATTTTCATTTGTACTTGGGGGAGTTATTATTTCTTATATTGGTGTTACATCGGTATTTGTAGCGACAGATTTATTGTATATTTGCATGCCACCTGAAGTTATTCAAATGTTTAATGAGCGGTTAACCCCTGTAATCGCCCACGATCGTGCTGGTTTTGGCAGTGCTTTATTTAGTGTCGGGTTGTTAGTGTTAACGGTATCTTTATGGGGATTTCAACAAGGTAACAAATGGGTATGGTGGACTTTGTTCATTGGTGGCATCCCAGCTTTTATAACTGGGATTTCAATACATATAGCGATCGGCTATACGACTTTTATACACCTGTTACCAGCGTATATAGTATTAATCTTATTTTTTATTGGTCTAATATGGAGCTATCGATTTTTTCAAAAACGAACAGATTAA
- a CDS encoding HAMP domain-containing sensor histidine kinase — translation MLRHKEIQLFLFIMCLISLCATTLAALLSIRAMVLIFICSVLLVASNLIFTRRRYQEIETLSHYLRRISSGDYTLDVRDNEEGELSILKNNIYKVTSMLSEHKSLLQQDKSKLTDAISDISHQLKTPLTSMMVMTDLLSDNELPTAKRNEFTHNLRIQIERIEWLVSSLLKISKIDAGTVQFKKDRINVKKLIQKSLDPVLIPVDIKEQQLSINGEGTTSFIGDLNWTAEAIINILKNCVEHTPDGGAITISFSENTLFTELIIADNGKGIPKEDIPYIFKRFYKGKNANTDSIGIGLAIAYSIITSQNGDIEVQSKVGEGTRFLIKFYKQVI, via the coding sequence TTGTTACGTCATAAAGAGATACAATTGTTTTTATTTATCATGTGTTTGATTAGTCTTTGTGCAACGACCCTTGCAGCTTTGTTATCAATTCGTGCAATGGTACTTATTTTCATATGTTCAGTATTGTTAGTTGCTAGCAACCTCATTTTTACACGCAGGAGATACCAAGAAATAGAAACGCTCTCTCATTATTTACGCCGAATTAGCTCAGGTGATTACACTCTTGACGTCCGTGATAATGAAGAAGGTGAGTTAAGTATACTAAAGAACAATATTTATAAGGTAACATCGATGCTATCGGAGCATAAATCTCTATTGCAACAAGATAAAAGCAAGCTAACTGATGCAATTTCAGATATTTCCCACCAGCTTAAAACCCCACTCACCTCAATGATGGTAATGACAGATTTGTTAAGTGATAATGAGCTACCAACAGCAAAAAGAAATGAATTCACTCATAATCTACGTATTCAAATTGAGCGTATTGAATGGCTTGTTTCCTCATTATTAAAGATATCTAAAATCGATGCAGGGACGGTTCAATTCAAAAAAGATAGAATAAACGTGAAAAAGCTAATCCAAAAATCATTAGATCCTGTTTTGATTCCGGTGGATATTAAAGAACAACAATTATCAATTAATGGTGAAGGTACAACCTCTTTTATTGGTGATCTTAACTGGACAGCCGAAGCAATTATAAATATATTAAAAAATTGTGTGGAACACACTCCTGACGGTGGTGCAATCACCATTTCTTTTTCAGAAAATACGCTGTTTACTGAACTTATCATTGCTGACAATGGTAAAGGGATTCCAAAGGAAGATATACCTTATATTTTTAAACGGTTTTATAAAGGAAAAAATGCGAATACCGATAGTATAGGTATTGGTCTAGCCATAGCTTACAGTATAATTACTAGTCAAAACGGTGATATCGAAGTTCAGAGTAAAGTAGGAGAAGGGACACGCTTTCTGATTAAGTTTTATAAACAAGTTATATAA
- a CDS encoding iron-containing alcohol dehydrogenase family protein: MINPVTSIPIPAILEIRQGASLHLEQILQKHGFTNGVILFDDFTYHTYKDTIQQSITTLKLDMKLLTSNLHIQALIKTAFEMERYEVVLAMGGGTIIDYGKYIAFSRRVPFISIPTSASNDGFASSNCSIEVNGKKTTVPAKVPYGIIADLQIIEQVPKRFILAGIGDLMSNITALYDWEFEENHGVSSVSAFASMLSKKAVNSFIRTPMNEISNPIFLKELISSLTMGGISTAISGNSSPISGSEHLISHALDKISTEPQMHGIQVGLATYIMANVQCHRAERMMKVFTRTGFFEYIKTLHLHKDEYRQAIEIAPTIKPNRYTYLHDEEYRQQALQFLEVDPMLQQIFGC, encoded by the coding sequence ATGATCAATCCTGTGACTTCTATACCTATCCCAGCTATTTTGGAAATACGGCAAGGGGCTTCGCTACATCTAGAACAAATTTTACAGAAGCATGGTTTTACAAATGGGGTTATTCTTTTCGATGATTTTACTTACCATACATATAAAGATACCATTCAACAATCGATTACAACGTTGAAGTTAGATATGAAACTGTTAACAAGTAATTTGCATATACAAGCACTTATCAAAACTGCCTTTGAGATGGAACGTTATGAAGTCGTTTTGGCAATGGGCGGTGGAACAATCATTGATTATGGAAAATATATTGCTTTTTCTAGAAGAGTACCATTTATAAGTATACCTACCTCAGCGTCCAATGATGGATTTGCAAGCAGTAATTGTTCTATCGAGGTTAATGGCAAGAAAACAACGGTACCCGCAAAAGTCCCTTATGGTATTATTGCTGATTTGCAAATTATAGAACAAGTGCCTAAGCGATTCATTTTAGCAGGTATCGGTGACTTAATGTCAAATATCACTGCATTGTATGATTGGGAATTTGAAGAAAACCATGGGGTGAGTTCTGTTAGCGCTTTTGCATCAATGCTTAGTAAAAAAGCTGTAAATAGCTTTATACGGACCCCGATGAATGAAATAAGTAACCCCATTTTTTTAAAGGAATTAATTAGTTCCTTGACTATGGGTGGAATTTCAACAGCGATAAGTGGCAATAGTTCTCCTATTAGTGGTTCAGAACATCTTATATCTCATGCACTTGATAAAATATCCACTGAACCACAAATGCATGGGATTCAAGTAGGCCTCGCTACATATATTATGGCTAATGTACAATGTCATCGTGCAGAACGAATGATGAAAGTATTTACTAGAACTGGCTTTTTTGAATATATAAAAACCTTACACTTACATAAAGATGAATACCGACAAGCCATTGAAATCGCTCCAACAATTAAACCGAATCGATATACATATTTGCATGATGAAGAGTATCGGCAGCAAGCCTTGCAATTTCTAGAGGTAGACCCTATGTTGCAACAAATTTTTGGGTGCTAA
- a CDS encoding ABC transporter ATP-binding protein: MEILKIDNLSKIYGKGDTAVKALDHVSFSINKGEFVAIIGPSGSGKSTLLHMLGGVDRPSSGKVLVDNTDIYQLNETQLAVFRRRQIGLIYQFYNLIPILTVEENITLPLLLDGHKVDNKLLYEIVTTIGLNNRLGYLPNQLSGGQQQRISIGRALISNPSIMLADEPTGNLDSKNSNEVINLLKLFNKKYNQTLIVITHDEKIALQADRIISIEDGRVVKNEVIRP; this comes from the coding sequence TTGGAAATTTTAAAAATAGATAATCTGTCTAAAATATACGGTAAAGGTGACACGGCAGTTAAAGCACTTGACCATGTTTCTTTTTCAATTAATAAAGGTGAATTTGTTGCAATTATTGGACCGTCTGGATCTGGGAAGTCAACACTGCTCCATATGCTTGGAGGTGTCGACAGACCTTCAAGCGGGAAAGTACTAGTCGATAACACCGATATTTACCAGCTAAACGAGACTCAATTAGCTGTTTTTCGACGAAGACAAATAGGCTTAATTTATCAATTTTACAATTTAATACCGATATTAACCGTTGAAGAAAATATTACGTTGCCATTATTACTTGATGGACATAAAGTAGATAACAAGCTACTTTATGAGATAGTTACGACGATAGGACTAAATAACCGCTTAGGTTATTTACCTAATCAACTTTCAGGTGGACAACAGCAACGAATATCGATCGGAAGAGCATTAATTAGTAATCCAAGCATTATGTTGGCGGATGAGCCGACAGGTAACTTGGATAGCAAGAACAGCAATGAAGTAATAAATTTATTAAAATTGTTTAATAAAAAATATAACCAAACATTGATCGTCATTACACATGATGAAAAAATTGCTTTGCAAGCAGATCGAATTATATCTATTGAAGATGGAAGAGTTGTCAAAAACGAGGTAATTCGTCCATGA
- the hmpA gene encoding NO-inducible flavohemoprotein: protein MLDQKTIEIIKSTVPVLEEHGEAITTRFYELMFGNHPELLNIFNHANQKQGRQQKALASAVYNAAKYIDNLEAIIPVVKQIGHKHRSLGITAEQYPIVGKHLLLAIKDVLGDAATDEIMNAWETAYGVIADAFISVEADMYQEAEQSHGGWKDFRKFIVDRKVKESDVITSFYLKPEDKQAISSFIPGQYISVKCSIEGEEYTHIRQYSLSDAPNKGYYRISVKRETGQGDIPDGKISNYLHDVVQEGDILSLSAPAGDFVLNTDQQSDVVLLSGGVGITPMVSMLNTIADTQPERKVTFIHAAINGNVHAMKDEVSAVTTKNEHISAYYSYNAPTVDDITNNAFDHEGFITLDWLQQIVHNTNADFYFCGPLPFMKTVYQLLKEIGVPQDKIHYEFFGPASDLEG, encoded by the coding sequence ATGCTAGATCAAAAAACAATCGAAATTATTAAATCAACAGTTCCAGTACTTGAAGAGCATGGTGAAGCTATTACAACTAGATTTTATGAATTAATGTTTGGCAATCATCCTGAATTATTGAATATTTTTAATCACGCTAACCAAAAACAAGGTAGACAACAAAAAGCATTAGCTAGTGCAGTATATAATGCGGCAAAATATATTGATAATTTAGAAGCCATTATTCCTGTGGTGAAGCAAATTGGCCATAAACATCGAAGTTTAGGAATTACAGCGGAACAATATCCGATTGTAGGAAAGCATTTGTTATTAGCTATTAAAGATGTGTTAGGTGATGCTGCGACTGACGAAATAATGAATGCATGGGAAACAGCATACGGTGTGATTGCAGATGCGTTTATTTCAGTTGAAGCAGATATGTATCAAGAAGCTGAACAAAGCCATGGTGGTTGGAAAGATTTTAGGAAGTTTATTGTAGATAGAAAAGTTAAGGAAAGTGATGTTATCACATCTTTCTATTTAAAACCAGAAGATAAACAAGCTATTTCTAGTTTTATACCAGGTCAATACATTAGCGTAAAATGTAGTATTGAAGGTGAAGAATACACTCATATTCGCCAGTATAGTTTATCAGATGCTCCAAATAAAGGGTATTACCGTATAAGTGTTAAAAGAGAAACTGGGCAGGGCGACATTCCTGACGGTAAAATTTCTAATTATCTTCATGATGTCGTACAAGAAGGAGATATATTAAGTCTTAGTGCCCCAGCTGGTGATTTCGTACTTAATACTGACCAACAAAGTGATGTTGTCTTATTAAGTGGAGGGGTAGGAATTACACCAATGGTAAGTATGCTTAATACGATCGCGGATACTCAACCTGAACGTAAAGTTACTTTTATCCATGCAGCTATTAACGGAAATGTTCATGCGATGAAAGATGAGGTAAGTGCTGTTACGACAAAAAATGAACATATTTCAGCGTATTATAGCTACAATGCTCCAACGGTAGATGATATAACTAATAATGCCTTTGATCATGAAGGTTTCATTACACTAGATTGGTTACAACAAATAGTTCATAACACAAACGCTGATTTTTATTTCTGTGGTCCTCTTCCATTTATGAAAACAGTGTATCAGTTACTAAAAGAAATAGGTGTACCACAGGATAAAATTCATTATGAATTCTTCGGCCCTGCGAGTGATTTGGAAGGATAA
- a CDS encoding tyrosine-type recombinase/integrase, translating into MSIFHKINQSDELQTLAINNDYSDVEKNYHYFSNMPQFIQAYLISRISLNYSTNTIQRYIYDFKFFFEYVIEKASIELNMNDITLDDFIALEPSGVRNYVRYLAIEKKNNPKTINRKLSALKSVFSYLQQQDVIISNPIEGIERPKVGRSEPVFLTKQECSELLTFINNEDNYKSNREKSYQQLFKYRDITIIHLMMMTGLRISELCSLQVHSISWHRKEITVIGKGSKQRSVPLSDDTLNNIQLYLHKLDEDIRPKKPNDPLFVGYDFKWKKLKLGISVSAVQKMINRHLIRAKEHLPFLTYKHITAHKLRHSFATELAQQGVDVLTIQNLLGHESVATTQIYAHIQSETKKKAIALLNE; encoded by the coding sequence ATGTCAATCTTTCATAAAATTAATCAATCAGATGAACTACAAACTTTAGCAATTAACAATGACTATAGTGATGTCGAAAAAAACTATCACTATTTTTCTAACATGCCTCAATTTATACAGGCATATTTAATAAGTAGAATTTCTTTAAACTATTCAACAAATACCATTCAACGCTACATTTACGACTTTAAGTTTTTCTTCGAGTACGTGATCGAAAAAGCGAGTATTGAGCTTAATATGAATGACATTACGTTGGATGATTTTATAGCTTTGGAGCCCTCAGGCGTTAGAAATTACGTTCGTTATCTTGCGATTGAAAAAAAAAATAATCCAAAAACAATTAATAGAAAATTATCAGCGTTAAAATCTGTCTTCTCTTATTTGCAGCAACAAGATGTAATTATAAGTAACCCAATTGAAGGGATCGAAAGACCTAAAGTAGGACGTTCTGAGCCGGTATTCTTAACAAAACAGGAATGTAGTGAATTATTAACATTTATCAATAACGAAGATAATTATAAATCAAACAGAGAGAAATCTTATCAACAGTTATTTAAATATAGAGACATTACAATCATTCACTTAATGATGATGACAGGACTACGGATTTCAGAATTATGTAGCTTACAAGTACATAGTATTTCATGGCATCGGAAGGAAATTACAGTCATCGGTAAAGGTAGTAAACAAAGAAGTGTCCCCTTATCAGACGACACACTTAACAATATACAATTGTATCTACATAAGCTTGATGAAGACATTCGTCCCAAAAAACCAAATGATCCACTCTTTGTCGGTTATGATTTTAAATGGAAAAAACTAAAACTCGGAATTTCAGTTAGTGCAGTACAAAAGATGATCAATCGGCATCTAATTAGAGCAAAGGAACACCTGCCATTTTTGACATACAAACATATTACTGCACATAAACTCCGACATAGTTTTGCAACAGAGCTAGCTCAGCAAGGGGTTGATGTATTAACGATTCAAAATTTATTAGGACATGAATCTGTGGCAACAACTCAAATTTATGCACATATCCAAAGCGAAACGAAGAAAAAAGCAATCGCTCTACTTAATGAATGA
- a CDS encoding response regulator transcription factor, whose translation MKILIVEDDKTIASGLEYSLQEENYATILCHDVACAKKVVTNQLDELALCLFDLSLPDGSGYDLCRIVKKQADVPVIFLTAVDDEVNVVMGLDMGADDYITKPFRIRELLSRIRSVLRRYEKQTQTKSVITIEKVQINTNEGKVYKNGVEIALTALEYRLLLIFANHIGQVLSRNQLLEQIWDVAGDFVNDNTLTVYIKRLREKLEDHPQKPTIIKTIRGLGYRVGE comes from the coding sequence ATGAAAATATTGATTGTAGAAGATGATAAAACAATTGCCTCAGGACTTGAATATTCTTTGCAAGAAGAAAACTATGCTACAATTCTTTGTCATGATGTTGCATGTGCGAAAAAGGTGGTCACAAATCAATTAGACGAATTAGCGTTATGTTTGTTTGATTTATCTCTGCCTGATGGCAGCGGGTATGATTTATGCCGTATCGTAAAAAAACAAGCTGATGTTCCTGTGATCTTTTTAACTGCGGTTGATGATGAAGTTAATGTAGTAATGGGTCTAGATATGGGGGCAGATGATTATATAACTAAGCCATTTCGTATTCGTGAGCTTCTTTCAAGGATCAGATCAGTTTTACGAAGATACGAAAAGCAGACACAGACAAAATCTGTCATTACAATAGAAAAGGTTCAAATTAATACAAATGAGGGAAAAGTGTATAAAAATGGGGTGGAAATTGCCTTGACAGCTTTAGAATATCGTCTCTTACTTATCTTCGCTAACCATATCGGTCAAGTTCTTTCAAGAAATCAGCTATTGGAACAGATTTGGGATGTTGCTGGGGATTTTGTAAATGATAACACTCTAACCGTTTATATTAAGAGGCTACGTGAAAAGCTAGAGGATCATCCCCAAAAACCGACGATTATTAAAACTATTCGTGGGTTAGGGTATAGGGTTGGTGAGTAG
- a CDS encoding MtnX-like HAD-IB family phosphatase: MKKWAFVSDFDGTISKKDFYYIVIEKYFTHGEELRKQWKAGDIKDIDFLSTVFTSIHQEEQQIIDDILAIPIDEYVPTFIEHVQQNGGDFYILSAGTDYYIKHILQKYHVSDVEVLSNKGFYQDRNVHLNIEPEHRHYSERYGIDKAKVIQELKEQYDLVFFAGDSEPDSHPAAHADITFAKNGLQDLLSEKKLSYVAVEAFTEIEQYLVNKGMISQ; this comes from the coding sequence ATGAAAAAATGGGCATTTGTTTCCGATTTCGATGGTACAATTTCGAAAAAAGACTTTTATTATATCGTCATCGAAAAATATTTTACACATGGTGAAGAGCTACGGAAGCAATGGAAGGCTGGAGATATAAAGGATATTGATTTCTTATCAACAGTATTTACATCCATCCATCAAGAAGAACAACAAATCATTGATGATATTCTTGCTATTCCGATTGATGAATACGTACCTACATTCATCGAACATGTTCAACAAAACGGTGGTGATTTTTATATTTTAAGTGCAGGAACTGACTATTACATAAAACATATTTTACAGAAATATCATGTATCTGACGTAGAAGTGCTTTCTAATAAAGGATTTTATCAAGATAGAAATGTGCATTTAAATATTGAACCAGAACATAGACATTACTCTGAACGGTACGGTATTGATAAAGCAAAAGTAATTCAAGAGTTAAAAGAACAATATGACCTTGTGTTTTTCGCAGGAGATAGTGAACCGGATTCCCATCCTGCTGCACACGCAGATATCACTTTTGCAAAGAATGGCCTACAGGATTTATTAAGTGAAAAGAAATTATCATATGTTGCTGTAGAAGCATTTACAGAAATTGAACAGTATTTGGTGAATAAAGGAATGATATCTCAATGA